Below is a genomic region from Sander vitreus isolate 19-12246 chromosome 15, sanVit1, whole genome shotgun sequence.
GTGAAGACAAATCTTATCTTATCATTTccccaaataaacaaattaagaaaacatccatATCCACACACTCTTTACATGCTGCACAGTAGGTAGATGTTGCAAATATGGCTttcatcacatacagtatggcCCAAAAGCAGTTTAACCATAAACATGAGAGGAAGGCCAatgaacaaaaatataaaagggtGACGTGGTGTACGTGAACTGTGGCTGTCAACTGGATTTGTGAAtagttttttaaaataataaattatcaTGAAACATTCTTAGTTGGTTGTAAATATGCCTTCAACTGGCACTTCCTGAGCAGGGGCCTCCTCAACTGATGGCACTGGGGTGTTCAATACCAAATGGCCAATGGTGTTCTTAATTCTCAGTTCAATTATTGCCAGTAAGGTAGAGCATTATAGCATTAGGGACTTCCAAGGTCTCATCTTTTAACAACACAATGTCATATGAGTCCAAGTAAGACTGCTTCCTCTCCTCCACCTGAGAAAAAACAGATGAGTAGTgtattaaaatgtcagaatatgACTATTTAACATGGTAAATATTGGGAGTGTACTATAATCTTAGAGGGTAGATGTGAATGTATTGGAGTTCTGACATTCATTTCAGGGCAGCAGGTACTAAATACTATTGTCCAGCAGATAAAGTACAAAGTAGGAAAGAgcgcaaataaacaaaatataaacaataaaaatgattaGTAAGGTGCAAAAAAATTGTACACAATGTCATGAATGTAAACAGGTTAATGGTAAGTGTCATAAACTAGTTAACGGTATGGAGACATTGTAAAGACCATGAGAGTGTGAGATTGTATTGACCTTGTCATTGAGGAACCCGATCTTGAGAATGTTTTCCATATCCTGCACCCCGTCAGCCATGGTGAGATCTCCCAGAGAGTCTCCCAGCAGTAGCACGTTAGGCCGCGTCCGCAGCTCCTGGAAATGGCCAGTGTTGAACAGCGCACCTTCCCTTTTATTGTAGATGTGGATCAGCTCTCCCTTGAAAGCCCTCAACTCTCCCTGTACCAGCAGATCAAGAATCACATACATCAGTCCAATGCCTGGTGTGGGGATCAAATCATAGTTTGTGGTGTGGCTACTCACAGACTCATCAAAATCCATGTAGTTGGAGAAGACTTTGACGTTGGGGTGGAAGACTCCAGCTTGGCGAATAACCTCTTCCAGGATGTCTCCTATTCCAGCAGAGAAGATGAGCAAAGGGATGCTGTGCTCATACAGGTGGTCAAAGAGGAGCTTGTAGCCTTctctgtttaaaaatatcacaaaaatgtcacagtattttttttgtaatatagtatgtcatagaaaacgtcatagtatagtatggcataaaaaaaactaataatatagtatgccataactgtgtcataaaaagtcacaaatgtcacaaaatatatcataaaaattcacagtatatatatttttttataatatagtatgccataaataTTGGTAATGGGcataagccatagtatagtatgtcctaaaaaatgtgattaaaaaagtcaagTATAGTATATGCCACATGTACAGTGTgcagtttatgaacccatgcaaaagttgaataaaaagaggaataaaaaaaatcttcttttggaaattgatcttaatgccctaattaaaaaaatgaggaaaaatccaatctttaaggacaccaattttctttgtgaatgaataatttatcgtaaataaataaatgttcttccttaaaatacagagggcataagtaagtaccaATGGGGTGGgctactttccataaaatcatctctcaatgcaaatcaaaccagctattaggctgactgaaatcaaaccatgccaatctctaggtatggtgaagggtatgtgatgatgtggggctattttaattccaaaggccaagggaactttatcaggatgcatagtatcctggatccatcaaataactggcctttaaaaataaaaatctgcctgcctctatgggaatttaacatagtggtgtacttacttatgccccctgtattttaaggaagaacatgtatttatttatttatgatacattattcattcacaaagaaaattggtgtccttaaaggttggatgtttcctaattttttttaattaaggcattaagatcaatttccaaaagatgattgtttttattattcctctttttagtcaactttagcatgggttcataaacttatgagtgtgtgtgtgtgtgtgtatatatatatatatgtatatatata
It encodes:
- the LOC144530372 gene encoding cytosolic 5'-nucleotidase 3-like, whose product is MIPELSNPSVCMKDPQRVQEILQSMVKAGSNTVQVISDFDMTLTRFAYNGKRCPTCHNILDNSNLISNDCKIELKELLNTYYPIEIDSSRSIEEKLPLMVEWWTKAHELLVQQKIRKDLLAMVVQESDAMLREGYKLLFDHLYEHSIPLLIFSAGIGDILEEVIRQAGVFHPNVKVFSNYMDFDESGELRAFKGELIHIYNKREGALFNTGHFQELRTRPNVLLLGDSLGDLTMADGVQDMENILKIGFLNDKVEERKQSYLDSYDIVLLKDETLEVPNAIMLYLTGNN